CCGCGGCCGGGCTGGCCTGCATCAGCACTTCCAGCAGCTTGCGGCAGGCCGGGTACAGGTGCAGCGTGCGGCCGCCGCGGGTGGCCTCCAGCGTGCCCAGGTCCAGTTGCAGGTCGCCCACGCGTAGCAGCTTGCTGCGGCCGCGGCCGTTGGCGCGCAGCAGCAGCGCCTCCAGCCGCACCTCCAGCTCCGGCAGCGCGAACGGCTTGGTCAGGTAGTCGTCGGCGCCGGCGCGGAAGCCGGCGATCTTGTCCGGCAGCTCGTCGCGCGCGGTCAGCATGATCACCGGCACCTCGGCGTGGTGCTCCTCGCGCAGCGCGCGCAGCACCTGCGGCCCGTCCAGGCGCGGCAGCATCCAGTCCAGCACCACGGCGTCGTAGCGCTGGGTGGTGGCCAGGTGCAGGCCGGTGACGCCGTCCGGCGCCGCGTCCAGGGTATGGCCGCGCACCTCGAAGTAATCGAACAGGTTCGCGACCAGGTTCTGGTTGTCTTCGATGACCAACAGCCGCATGGCGCTCGCTCGCATTCGGGACGACGGAATGCCGCCATGCTAGCGGATGCACGTCGGAGCGAGGTCGGAACGCTGCGTCTTGACCGAATCCCGATCGAATCTCGACGCGACCCGGAAACCGGGTCGGCAACCTGAGCTGAAGCGCCCCGCACCGCCGCGGCCGAATCCGACCAGTCTCCGACACAGCGCGCAACACCATGACACCTGCCACCGTCCGCACGTCCGGTCCGCCCGCGCCCATGCACAGCCCGTCCCTGCCCCTGCCCGCCGTCTCCGCCCTGCCCGCGCCGGCGGCCTTCTACCGCAACCACCTGTGGCTGCCGCTGGCCGCCACGCTGCTGGCCAGCACTGCGCTGATGGGCCTGGGCGGGGATTTCTGGTTCGCCGACCTGCTGTACCGCTGGGAAGGCGGCCACTGGGCGCTGCAGAACGCGATCCTGACCCGCAACCTGATCCACCACGACGGCAAGCTGCTCAGCACCGTGGCCTGGGTGGTGACGGCCGGCCTGGCGGTGTGGGCCTGGCGCCGCGCCGACGGCCGGCGCTACCGGCTGCCGCTGCTGTACCTGGCCTCGGCGGTGGCGCTGAGCACCGGCGTGGTGTCGCTGCTGAAGTCGCTGACCCACATGGACTGCCCGTGGGACCTGAGCCGCTACGGCGGCCGCCTGCCCTACATCGGCCTGTTCGAGGCGCGCCCGGCCGGGATGCCGCATGCCGCCTGCTTCCCGGCCGGGCATTCCAGCGCCGGCTATGCCTGGGTGGCGCTGTACTTCTTCGCGCTGGCGCTGAAGCCGGCCTGGCGCTGGCCGGCGCTGGCGGTGGGGCTCGGCGCCGGGTTGCTGTTCGGCCTCGGCCAGCAGCTGCGCGGTGCGCACTTCCTGTCCCACGACCTGTGGACGCTGTCGCTGAGCTGGGCGGTGGCCCTGGGCCTGTATCGCGCCCTTCTGTGGCGGCCGCAGGCGCCGGCCCGATCCATGCATCTCCCGTTGTCCGACGTGAAGGAAAGCCGCGCATGAGCGTTTCGATGCCGCATCCCGGCGCCCGCTCCGGGAGCCGCTGGTGGAGCCACCGCCCGCTGTTGAGTAACGAGGCGCTGGCGCTGGCGGCCAGCGCGTTCTTCGCCCTGGTCTGCAACGGCATGTTCTGGCGCAGCGCGATGAGCGGCCACCCGGGCGACCTGCGGCTGGGCCTGTCGCTGTTCCTGTTGCTGCTGTCGGTGCACGGGCTGCTGCTGGGCCTGCTGCTGTGGCGCGGCGTGTCCAAGCCGCTGCTGAGCGTGCTGCTCGTCACCACCGCCTTTGCCGCGCACTACATGAACAGCTACAGCGTCTACCTGGACGCGGACATGCTGCGCAACGTGCTGGCCACCGACCACAAGGAATCGCGCGAACTGATGACCCCGGCGCTGGTCGCGCCGCTGCTGTTCTACGCGGCGCTGCCGATCCTGGCGCTGTGGCGGGTGCGGCTGGTCCGGCGCCCGCCGGGCAGGGCGCTGGCGATCCGCGCCGGCTTCCTGCTGGCGATGGCGGCGCTGGGCGGCGTCGGCGCGATGCTGTCGTTCCAGGACCTGT
The Xanthomonas sp. AM6 DNA segment above includes these coding regions:
- a CDS encoding phosphatase PAP2 family protein — protein: MHSPSLPLPAVSALPAPAAFYRNHLWLPLAATLLASTALMGLGGDFWFADLLYRWEGGHWALQNAILTRNLIHHDGKLLSTVAWVVTAGLAVWAWRRADGRRYRLPLLYLASAVALSTGVVSLLKSLTHMDCPWDLSRYGGRLPYIGLFEARPAGMPHAACFPAGHSSAGYAWVALYFFALALKPAWRWPALAVGLGAGLLFGLGQQLRGAHFLSHDLWTLSLSWAVALGLYRALLWRPQAPARSMHLPLSDVKESRA
- a CDS encoding response regulator transcription factor — encoded protein: MRLLVIEDNQNLVANLFDYFEVRGHTLDAAPDGVTGLHLATTQRYDAVVLDWMLPRLDGPQVLRALREEHHAEVPVIMLTARDELPDKIAGFRAGADDYLTKPFALPELEVRLEALLLRANGRGRSKLLRVGDLQLDLGTLEATRGGRTLHLYPACRKLLEVLMQASPAAVTRDRLEHALWGDEPPDGDMLRSHIYDLRRSVDGPFADKLIHTLPRIGYRLAVVGPHEDAHAA